Proteins from one Phycisphaeraceae bacterium genomic window:
- the csx17 gene encoding type I-U CRISPR-associated protein Csx17, producing MTKPHVHELTGLKPDALATYLAALGVIRLLAEQRDASARGFWRDEHFVLVTELSWEEVQRFFLEDYEPTPILAPWNLESGFFSLKGPDGSVGTDEAAPGTSGSDEEEIDNAATGDSETDDGDEGEDDAERAVGDPVLDAFAASSAPRLAPFRSAIEIARAAIPEEVLKAEEDARNVHADIRERVDAECSAHQDASRKLEDASSLVSRLKADEEVKKSAAKGSAKSSPAREELTHVQELLKKAREEERNARAELKACEKQLKAAEKQIKKDVELRARIVDAKKRFTAVQKSTKARLIAGLRARWSEHGQQWVDAAVALDERQKKGFEFTSLFGSGGNDGRMEFTKNFRQHLHALFNLNTGEPLDAAGDRLLAAVFGATTNLLLNKAVGQFFPGRAGGTNMGAGFFGGAAVNPWEFVLMLEGAIALVAGMSRRGDVGRARVSSPFWVEAASAGFGSASELEGSPRGEQWLPLWGHPLEYGELVELIREGRAQVGHLQTTKAGDLVRAAARLGLARGIEALQRFAYLERNGQSNLAVSAGRFRVASRSHQALLEEVAPWIDRLVRYSRRTKDNNVPLSLGAVARRAQEALFAVCRHDATPTEWRELLVALGEAEFALLRSGKSPARRPLPRLSWAWITAADDGSSIGRTVLRLALSLASQHRPPGNDGTAIQDSIRGHFLPVDETNRDWPRFRLDARGRAERDPELVCLGRDLVTDAIALVRRRSIWARTSDLERDRAPQLPLWAAGACEVTLEEVGAWVRGEVADAAVYALARPLLALDWDAIHKEQLGSQLPAVPGGVPEPLHMLLRLAHLPFDIPIEGPNGRPEVAVTVRLDPEPLRRLAAGDLDGALRVVVRRLGASGLRPVFRRGVARPGLVRRLAASLAFPISQAGVSRAARLVCKPYEKLKPEEHLAAQAGGASS from the coding sequence ATGACGAAGCCTCACGTCCACGAACTGACAGGCCTGAAGCCTGACGCGCTCGCGACGTATCTCGCAGCCCTTGGCGTCATCCGCCTCTTGGCGGAACAGAGGGACGCGTCCGCACGCGGCTTCTGGCGCGACGAGCATTTCGTCCTAGTTACCGAACTCTCCTGGGAAGAGGTGCAGCGGTTCTTCCTGGAGGACTACGAGCCAACGCCGATCTTGGCGCCGTGGAACTTGGAAAGCGGATTCTTCTCGTTGAAGGGACCGGACGGCAGTGTGGGCACAGATGAAGCGGCGCCAGGAACATCCGGCAGCGACGAGGAGGAAATCGACAACGCCGCGACCGGCGATTCGGAGACCGACGATGGCGATGAGGGAGAGGACGATGCGGAACGGGCGGTCGGCGATCCAGTACTGGATGCCTTCGCGGCGTCGTCTGCGCCTCGCCTGGCCCCTTTTCGAAGTGCGATTGAGATCGCGAGGGCGGCCATCCCGGAAGAGGTTCTCAAGGCGGAGGAGGACGCGCGGAATGTTCATGCCGACATCCGCGAGCGAGTGGACGCAGAGTGCTCGGCACACCAGGACGCATCGCGGAAGCTCGAAGATGCGAGTTCACTCGTCTCGCGGTTGAAGGCAGACGAAGAAGTGAAGAAGTCTGCAGCCAAGGGCTCGGCGAAGTCGTCGCCCGCTCGCGAGGAACTCACCCACGTTCAGGAGCTGCTCAAGAAGGCGAGAGAGGAGGAAAGGAACGCTCGCGCGGAGCTGAAGGCCTGCGAGAAGCAACTCAAGGCTGCCGAGAAGCAAATCAAGAAGGATGTCGAACTGCGGGCGCGTATCGTCGACGCGAAGAAGCGATTTACGGCCGTCCAGAAGTCCACGAAGGCACGGCTGATAGCCGGCCTTCGCGCGCGCTGGAGTGAGCACGGGCAGCAATGGGTGGACGCAGCCGTCGCGCTTGACGAGAGACAGAAGAAGGGGTTCGAGTTCACGTCTCTCTTTGGCTCCGGCGGTAACGATGGCCGCATGGAGTTCACGAAGAACTTTCGTCAGCACCTCCACGCGCTCTTCAATCTGAACACAGGTGAGCCCTTGGATGCCGCTGGCGATAGACTGCTCGCCGCGGTTTTCGGGGCGACGACGAATCTCCTGCTGAACAAGGCCGTCGGCCAGTTCTTTCCGGGACGAGCCGGAGGCACGAACATGGGCGCGGGTTTCTTCGGCGGCGCTGCGGTGAACCCCTGGGAATTCGTGCTTATGCTCGAGGGGGCCATCGCGCTCGTTGCGGGCATGAGCCGTCGCGGGGACGTGGGCCGGGCCCGCGTCTCGTCGCCCTTCTGGGTGGAAGCTGCCTCGGCTGGCTTCGGAAGCGCGTCGGAGCTTGAAGGGTCCCCTCGAGGCGAGCAGTGGCTGCCGCTTTGGGGGCATCCACTCGAGTATGGCGAGCTGGTCGAGTTGATCCGCGAAGGTCGTGCTCAAGTCGGGCACCTTCAGACGACGAAAGCCGGCGATCTCGTGCGCGCCGCCGCGCGACTTGGGCTTGCGCGTGGCATTGAGGCGTTGCAGCGTTTCGCGTACCTCGAACGCAATGGCCAGTCGAATCTCGCCGTATCGGCGGGTCGCTTCCGGGTCGCATCTCGCTCTCATCAAGCCCTGCTGGAGGAGGTCGCACCTTGGATCGATCGCCTTGTCAGGTACTCCAGGCGGACGAAGGACAACAACGTGCCGCTCAGCCTCGGCGCAGTCGCTCGCCGAGCTCAGGAGGCCCTCTTCGCGGTATGTCGGCACGATGCGACCCCGACGGAATGGCGGGAGTTGCTCGTCGCACTTGGTGAAGCGGAGTTCGCGCTACTGCGTTCAGGAAAGAGTCCGGCGCGGCGACCTCTGCCTAGGTTGAGCTGGGCTTGGATAACAGCCGCGGATGACGGCTCCTCGATCGGCCGAACGGTGCTCCGTCTGGCGCTCTCACTCGCATCGCAGCACCGCCCTCCCGGAAACGATGGCACCGCGATCCAGGACTCGATACGGGGGCACTTCCTCCCGGTCGACGAGACTAACCGGGATTGGCCTCGATTTCGGCTCGATGCGCGTGGGCGAGCCGAGCGCGATCCCGAGCTCGTGTGCCTGGGCCGCGATCTGGTCACTGACGCGATCGCGCTGGTACGACGCCGCTCGATCTGGGCCCGCACGTCAGATCTTGAGCGGGACAGGGCCCCGCAGCTTCCGCTTTGGGCGGCCGGCGCGTGCGAGGTAACTCTTGAGGAGGTCGGAGCGTGGGTCCGAGGTGAGGTGGCTGACGCTGCCGTGTACGCGCTCGCGCGCCCGCTGCTCGCCCTGGACTGGGATGCGATTCACAAGGAACAGTTGGGCTCCCAGCTGCCCGCCGTCCCCGGTGGAGTGCCCGAGCCGCTTCACATGTTGCTCCGCCTCGCTCACCTCCCCTTCGACATCCCCATCGAGGGACCAAACGGTCGACCTGAGGTCGCGGTCACGGTCCGCCTCGACCCGGAGCCACTGCGGCGGCTCGCGGCAGGAGATCTAGACGGCGCGTTGAGAGTCGTCGTTCGACGCCTCGGCGCGAGCGGGCTTCGGCCCGTCTTCCGACGCGGTGTCGCGCGGCCCGGACTGGTGCGTCGCCTGGCAGCCAGTCTGGCATTTCCGATCTCACAAGCTGGTGTGTCGCGTGCAGCTAGGCTCGTGTGCAAGCCCTACGAAAAACTGAAACCTGAGGAACACTTGGCTGCCCAAGCCGGAGGAGCATCATCATGA
- the cas7u gene encoding type I-U CRISPR-associated protein Cas7: MSIDLTSLDNHHDLLFEVALKVRQGHRFQPTGFPDLGAAEFETPNGRSLLVESAQSMANWLEKTCWEDDVNDLKEELRGLSYVKVMREGKYLTSSITDSHRLNSPYILESKDKTFFNALKGELGALDKGPIDRKLLAQKLLKYDASSLVHGVFLAKEQLAGGRLRVARALMAFIEADGVKVAPSGGSKQDHVDPTGKAFGQGGAEKGFGHVPFPRDEYTAEKITLYASIDLAQIRGYGLDADATKMLVLLALFKLRAFVDSPMRLRTACSFELKDVGPIASKNVTGFRLPERKEIVGEGKDGTWSGELPELIRKLGVGKDDKPENAEKMRMTPVVFTV, translated from the coding sequence ATGAGCATCGATCTCACATCACTCGACAACCATCACGATCTGCTGTTCGAAGTCGCGCTCAAGGTTCGGCAGGGGCATCGGTTCCAGCCCACGGGCTTTCCAGACCTCGGGGCGGCCGAGTTCGAAACTCCGAACGGCAGATCGCTACTCGTCGAGTCTGCGCAGAGCATGGCGAACTGGCTGGAGAAAACCTGCTGGGAGGACGATGTCAACGATCTGAAGGAGGAGCTACGCGGCCTCAGTTATGTGAAGGTGATGCGGGAGGGCAAGTACCTCACTAGTTCCATCACCGATTCGCATCGGCTCAACAGCCCGTATATCCTCGAGAGCAAGGACAAGACATTCTTCAACGCACTTAAAGGGGAGCTCGGCGCACTCGACAAGGGGCCGATCGACCGCAAGTTGCTGGCACAGAAGCTCCTCAAGTATGATGCCAGCTCGCTTGTTCATGGTGTCTTCCTGGCCAAGGAGCAGCTCGCGGGCGGACGACTGCGAGTCGCGCGGGCGCTGATGGCCTTCATCGAAGCAGACGGTGTGAAGGTCGCCCCCTCAGGTGGATCGAAGCAGGATCATGTCGATCCGACCGGCAAGGCATTCGGGCAAGGCGGCGCCGAGAAGGGGTTCGGGCATGTGCCATTTCCTCGTGACGAGTACACCGCGGAGAAGATCACGCTCTACGCGAGCATCGACCTCGCGCAGATCCGCGGCTACGGCCTCGACGCGGACGCCACCAAGATGCTGGTGCTGCTGGCCCTCTTTAAGTTGCGCGCCTTCGTGGACAGCCCGATGCGGCTCCGCACAGCCTGCAGCTTCGAACTCAAGGACGTCGGTCCCATCGCCAGCAAGAACGTGACGGGGTTCCGTCTGCCGGAGCGGAAGGAGATCGTCGGAGAGGGGAAGGACGGGACCTGGTCGGGTGAACTGCCCGAGCTGATCCGCAAGCTCGGGGTCGGCAAGGATGACAAGCCGGAGAATGCGGAGAAGATGCGGATGACACCGGTTGTTTTCACGGTCTGA
- the cas5u6u gene encoding type I-U CRISPR-associated protein Cas5/Cas6 produces METMLRLRFDFPAGRYHATPWGHHVNEGLVEWPPSPWRILRALLATGYTKLGWQQVPAEMRRLVEALAASEPTYWLPRATSGHTRHYMPVKGWKKGVQKTSLVIDAFVKPAGPLCMVWPAALTEDQRALLAQLLSRLGYLGRAESRVTARLSSGDEDLPDLKVSTRRVDADDEPVRLLAPVASNEYDAWRRDSPSAPNDVIAALQVDTTTLQREGWNFPPGARELIYWRPASALSFASAADMPASATRDRDDTALFALSTDKRRDVLPLMERALPTMALFRRALLSQVGDEQQLGRCPELTGKDGEGQPLRCEHRHAHFIPVAFDARSPRRIDHVLVHAPMGFGPVAESALRQLRRTWAKGMDDIAVTLIGIGTRCSFRTVGREPIAELGSGATWVSRTPFVPPRFLKSRGRDSLEEQIRSELEHRGLPRLIAAPTIAAPSDTSRAGKDARWFRAFARTRQGNGGTAPAGVFHVTLTLTRPVEGPLCLGWGSHFGLGVFAPAADGIDPQRTAS; encoded by the coding sequence GTGGAGACGATGCTGCGCCTCCGTTTCGACTTCCCCGCTGGCCGCTACCACGCGACGCCATGGGGGCACCATGTGAACGAAGGGCTCGTGGAATGGCCACCGAGCCCTTGGCGCATCTTGCGTGCACTGCTCGCGACGGGGTACACAAAGCTGGGCTGGCAGCAGGTTCCCGCTGAGATGCGGCGGCTGGTCGAGGCGCTCGCCGCGAGCGAGCCGACCTATTGGCTGCCCCGCGCAACGAGCGGCCACACTCGCCACTACATGCCGGTCAAAGGCTGGAAGAAAGGCGTCCAAAAGACGAGCCTCGTGATCGACGCCTTCGTTAAACCTGCCGGCCCGCTATGCATGGTGTGGCCCGCAGCGCTAACGGAGGATCAGCGCGCCCTTCTCGCGCAGCTGCTGTCTCGTCTCGGCTATCTTGGCCGCGCCGAATCTCGAGTCACAGCTAGACTGTCGTCCGGTGATGAAGACCTCCCTGACCTAAAAGTGTCGACGCGACGCGTGGACGCCGACGACGAGCCAGTGCGGTTGCTTGCGCCCGTCGCTAGCAACGAGTACGACGCCTGGCGCCGTGACTCGCCCAGCGCGCCCAACGATGTTATTGCTGCGCTGCAAGTCGATACGACCACGCTCCAGCGTGAGGGATGGAACTTCCCGCCCGGCGCCCGCGAGCTCATCTATTGGCGTCCAGCGTCCGCACTTTCTTTCGCTTCCGCTGCAGACATGCCGGCCAGCGCGACGCGAGATCGCGATGATACGGCGCTGTTTGCACTCTCGACCGACAAGAGGCGCGATGTCCTTCCGCTCATGGAGCGAGCACTCCCGACGATGGCTCTCTTCAGGCGTGCCCTGTTGAGCCAGGTCGGCGATGAACAGCAACTTGGCCGATGCCCAGAACTCACAGGGAAGGATGGCGAGGGGCAGCCTCTGCGGTGCGAGCATCGCCATGCCCACTTCATCCCGGTGGCGTTCGACGCTCGAAGCCCGCGGCGCATCGATCATGTGCTGGTCCATGCCCCGATGGGTTTTGGTCCGGTTGCAGAATCTGCGCTCCGTCAGCTACGAAGGACTTGGGCTAAGGGAATGGATGACATTGCGGTCACTCTCATCGGTATCGGGACGCGATGCTCATTCCGAACCGTGGGGCGTGAGCCGATAGCGGAGCTCGGATCGGGCGCGACATGGGTAAGCCGTACGCCCTTCGTGCCACCACGCTTCCTCAAGTCCCGCGGGAGGGACTCCTTGGAAGAGCAGATACGCTCCGAACTAGAGCACCGCGGCCTTCCCCGTCTCATTGCGGCCCCCACTATCGCCGCGCCATCCGACACGAGCCGAGCCGGGAAAGATGCACGATGGTTCAGAGCCTTCGCTCGCACGCGCCAAGGCAACGGTGGGACGGCACCGGCTGGAGTGTTCCATGTGACGCTGACGCTAACGCGTCCGGTTGAAGGTCCGCTCTGTCTTGGATGGGGCAGTCACTTCGGCCTTGGTGTGTTTGCGCCGGCGGCGGATGGCATAGACCCG